From the Gemmatimonadaceae bacterium genome, one window contains:
- a CDS encoding DUF1648 domain-containing protein, which translates to MRSTRFLFTSGSVNWFHAGLLVLFIAGSVMVAPHLPERIPIHYGFDGRVDATTPSSGGAWYLLPGIAVAMALFLRGLAAVAAEADTWKLTDEELRQFRTLPDAEQAELVESVRCNLAQISIAISVVFVAIQTGNYMVATTGESSLPVAVWGVMITAIASVFFLAFSHDRELKRRIHSSPAANL; encoded by the coding sequence ATGCGTTCGACGCGCTTTCTCTTTACTTCTGGCTCGGTAAACTGGTTCCACGCGGGCCTCCTCGTGCTGTTCATCGCGGGCTCCGTGATGGTTGCCCCACATCTACCCGAGCGTATTCCGATCCATTATGGATTCGACGGCCGGGTCGATGCGACCACCCCTTCGTCGGGCGGTGCGTGGTACCTTCTGCCCGGGATTGCAGTCGCAATGGCGCTTTTCTTGAGGGGCCTTGCCGCGGTCGCTGCAGAGGCCGACACGTGGAAACTGACCGATGAAGAGCTCAGGCAATTTCGAACCCTTCCCGACGCCGAGCAGGCGGAACTTGTCGAGAGCGTGCGTTGCAATCTCGCGCAGATTTCCATCGCCATCTCAGTAGTCTTCGTTGCTATACAGACTGGCAACTATATGGTGGCGACAACCGGTGAAAGCTCGTTGCCGGTGGCGGTCTGGGGGGTGATGATCACCGCTATCGCAAGCGTGTTTTTTCTTGCGTTCAGCCACGACCGCGAACTCAAAAGGCGGATACATTCTTCGCCGGCGGCCAACCTCTGA
- a CDS encoding type II toxin-antitoxin system VapC family toxin, with amino-acid sequence MRVLLDTQVWLWMLASPERLSRKSRTLVASAGTELVLSAASAWEIAIKHGLGKLQLPEAPGIYIPRLMESTGISPLPVHHRHALHVATLPQHHRDPFDRLLVAQAQLEQLPILTADRSFRLYDVKVLPAA; translated from the coding sequence GTGAGGGTTCTGCTCGACACGCAGGTCTGGCTGTGGATGCTGGCGTCCCCTGAACGGCTGTCCAGAAAGAGCCGGACGCTCGTCGCCTCGGCCGGCACGGAACTGGTTCTATCCGCCGCGAGCGCATGGGAGATCGCAATCAAGCACGGCCTCGGCAAGCTTCAGCTCCCCGAGGCGCCCGGAATCTACATCCCGCGGTTGATGGAATCGACCGGCATCTCCCCCCTCCCCGTGCACCACCGCCACGCACTCCACGTTGCCACCCTTCCGCAGCACCACCGCGACCCATTCGATCGACTATTGGTGGCGCAGGCGCAGCTCGAGCAACTGCCGATTTTGACCGCCGACAGGAGCTTTCGGCTCTACGATGTCAAGGTACTCCCTGCCGCGTGA
- a CDS encoding type II toxin-antitoxin system Phd/YefM family antitoxin, whose protein sequence is MKTTMSSTYNVHEAKTHLSRLLERASGGEEIIIAKAGVPVARLVPIVLPSRNRVLGTEKGLIVIAPDFDAELPEDSLASFET, encoded by the coding sequence ATGAAGACCACAATGTCCTCCACGTATAACGTCCACGAGGCGAAAACCCACCTGTCCAGGCTTCTCGAGCGCGCCTCCGGCGGCGAGGAGATCATCATCGCGAAAGCGGGGGTACCGGTCGCCCGTCTCGTGCCGATCGTTCTGCCGTCCCGAAATCGGGTGCTCGGCACTGAGAAAGGACTCATCGTCATCGCTCCTGACTTCGACGCCGAGTTACCGGAAGACAGTCTGGCCTCCTTCGAAACGTGA